The DNA window GAGCCAAAACGCAAGATGGGGATGACGTCGTGATCAAAGTCATCAAGCCGGGCATTCGCGACGTCATCACGTCGGATCTGAAGCTCCTGGAGTTTTTTGGCGTCTTTCTGCAGTGGATACTCCCGCGGTATCAGCCGAAGCAAATTATTGAGGAGTTTAGTGCATATACCAAACGGGAGATCGATTTCGACTACGAGGCGGATCACGCTGAGATCTTTGCAACCAACTTTCAGGACGTGCCCGGCGTCGTTTTTCCGGAAGTATACCGGACCCTGAGTACCGGAGACGTGCTCACCATGGAATACTTGGACGGCATTCGTCCGGGATCGGAGGCAGCCCTCCAACTGAGTGAGGCTGAGCGGCAGCAGGTGGTCGACCTTGGGGCCTCGGCCATCATTCGGATGCTCTACAAGGACGGCTTCTTTCATGCCGACTTGCACGCCGGCAATCTCAAAATCATTCCAGGGGATCGACCAGAGGACCTCAAAATTGGATTCATCGATCTCGGAATGGTGGGACGGTTCCGGTCCGAGTTGAAGCGCAGCATGCTGTACTACTATTACGCTTTGGTTCGGGGAGACGTGGAGAATGCAGCCCGTTACCTTCTCAATATGGCCCGCGTTGGGGAAGGGGGCGATCCACAAGGATTTCGTCGAGCCGTCTCTGACATGGCCCGTCATTTTCTGATGCGGAGCAAGCAGGGGTCGGTTAGTCTCGCGCAGGTCATCCTTCGCTCTTTGAGTCTGGGAGGGCAGTATCGGGTGTTCTTTCCTGTGGAAATGACGCTTATGGTCAAAGCACTCGTGACCTTCGAGGGGGTAGGGCGTACGCTCGATCCGGACCTGGACGTGGTGGCGGTATCGCAGCGCCACGTACGCCGCATCTTTCGGGATCGATTTGATCCGCGGGCGCTGGGATCGGAAATGCTGACCAGTGCGCCAGAGCTGGTGGACGTTGCGTTGAAGTTGCCGCAGCTCCTTACGTCTGGGGTGTCGTATTTGGAGGAATCGCTGACGGAGCAGCCCTCGAGTGACCCGTTTTCAGGACTTCGCAGCAGCATTATCGCGGGCTCGTGCATCGTGGGCGGCGTCATTTCTGTGGTACAGGGAGGCCCGGTATTGCTTTCGATCCTGCTGTTCGGCACTGGGGGAATCTTGGCGCTTTTTGGGTAAAGGCAGTTGCTAAAACCGGTCGAATCAGGACTGGAAGGAAACGGGACGGCTGTGGCATGTGTGTTCTCAAACATCCCAGAGGAGCAGCAGAGCCATGTCGGTAGTGCGACAAGGAATATGCAGAATACGGGGAGAGGAGAGACGCCGCTCTCAATATGGCGAGGAAAAGGGACATCGGATATGCCAGCATGCTCAGTGCGAGGGAGCTGTGAAACGCTCGACGCCGCCCGCTGCGTTTCTTCTCCATCAGGTCGGATTCGAGGAATGAGGAAATGAGGGCGAACGGAACGGTACCAACACACCATCATGCCGAATAGGCTCATTGTCGTGACGGGCGCCAACGGGAATGTTGGGGCTCCACTGGTCGATGCACTCGCGGAGCAGGGGATTTCTGTTCGGGCTGCCATTCACGGTGGGGAATCTGCGTTTACGGCTGACGTTGAGACGGTCCATTTTGACTTTACCGATCGGCAGACGTGGCCCTCGGCGTTCCGAGACGCACAAGGGCTCTTCGTGCTACGTCCCCCGCATCTCTCAAACGTGGAGACGACGATTCACCCGGCGCTGGATGCGGCCATCGCGGCAGGGGTTGGGCACGTGGTGACGCTTTCCGTGATGGGAGCCGGTGCCAATCCATTTTTGCCACACCGCCGGATCGAGAAGCATGTCGAATCACAGCCGGTCGCCTGGACCCACGTGCGACCTGGGCTCTACATGCAGAATCTGAGCGGAACGCACCGAGCAGGGATTTGCAAGCACGACGAGATCATTGTGCCTGCGGGAGAGGGGCGCGCCAACTGGGTTGACACGCGGGACATCGGCGAACTTGCCGCGATGGTCCTAGCGGAAGGGGCAGAACATGACAAGTGTATCTATGAGCCCACGGGGCCCGAGGCGCTTACCTACCATACCGTTGCCGGAATCCTTTCGGATGTGCTGGATCGGAAGATTCAATATGACCGTCCGGGGCTTTGGCGATATGTCCAGCACATGCGCTGTGATACAAACTTCGATCTCGGGTTCATTCTCTTCTCTTGCCTCCTCCACACGCTGGTGCGCCTGGGCCGCTCATCACGCGTCACAGACGATGTGAAGACGGTATTGGGGCGTCCACCGCGATCCCTTCGGGAGTTTGCCCAGGACTATGCCGACGTCTGGCGCTCATGAGACCTCCCTACGCTGGTGAATGGGGGATTAGCGCGGGGGCTGCCAGGGGACTCTTCCTGCCTCCTGAATGTGCCGACGGAGCGACTCGGCCAGGGACTCAAATTGTTCGGGGTGGGTTTTCTTTAGGTCCGTTTGCTCACGGGGATCTCGGCCCAGGTGGTACAGGTGGAAGGGCTCACCCGGTCGGTTCTGCAGCAACTTCCAGGGACCGTGCCGGACGGCGTGGGCCGCCTTTCCCATGTACTCTGGGCCGCCCTCCCGGCGTACCCAGAACAAGGTTCGGTCCTCACCGGAGGAAGTGGTGGTTCCGCGGAGCACGGGAAGCAGCGACCGACCATCGAGGTG is part of the Salinibacter sp. 10B genome and encodes:
- a CDS encoding AarF/UbiB family protein, coding for MADDSSFPSAKAESSVSDWDGRRSRNDYENEGDGKERHSLHDDRGDDISVSPSSEKGTTTSPLADFDPFAPYRGAFRRFFTVYRHVVGLLMGGHIAYVRSLPEVQKTGLRSLGKRVLSWVLTPFVRRDLRDLPFPVQLRRRLEILGPTFTKLGQIMAIREDLLPEPITRELDSLMDQLQAIPFKQVKAIIERDLGKPPDAIYERIDSDPLGSASIAQVHRAKTQDGDDVVIKVIKPGIRDVITSDLKLLEFFGVFLQWILPRYQPKQIIEEFSAYTKREIDFDYEADHAEIFATNFQDVPGVVFPEVYRTLSTGDVLTMEYLDGIRPGSEAALQLSEAERQQVVDLGASAIIRMLYKDGFFHADLHAGNLKIIPGDRPEDLKIGFIDLGMVGRFRSELKRSMLYYYYALVRGDVENAARYLLNMARVGEGGDPQGFRRAVSDMARHFLMRSKQGSVSLAQVILRSLSLGGQYRVFFPVEMTLMVKALVTFEGVGRTLDPDLDVVAVSQRHVRRIFRDRFDPRALGSEMLTSAPELVDVALKLPQLLTSGVSYLEESLTEQPSSDPFSGLRSSIIAGSCIVGGVISVVQGGPVLLSILLFGTGGILALFG
- a CDS encoding NmrA family NAD(P)-binding protein, which gives rise to MPNRLIVVTGANGNVGAPLVDALAEQGISVRAAIHGGESAFTADVETVHFDFTDRQTWPSAFRDAQGLFVLRPPHLSNVETTIHPALDAAIAAGVGHVVTLSVMGAGANPFLPHRRIEKHVESQPVAWTHVRPGLYMQNLSGTHRAGICKHDEIIVPAGEGRANWVDTRDIGELAAMVLAEGAEHDKCIYEPTGPEALTYHTVAGILSDVLDRKIQYDRPGLWRYVQHMRCDTNFDLGFILFSCLLHTLVRLGRSSRVTDDVKTVLGRPPRSLREFAQDYADVWRS